A window of Xiphophorus hellerii strain 12219 chromosome 7, Xiphophorus_hellerii-4.1, whole genome shotgun sequence contains these coding sequences:
- the otc gene encoding ornithine carbamoyltransferase, mitochondrial, whose translation MPLNLFSVSSCLLKCLKSFHYNPQRGFRGGAASLSSVSLKGRSCLTLKDFSSDEIKRLLWVSADLKRQIKHGKQYLPLLQGKAIAMIFEKRSTRTRMSTETGFALLGGHPCFLTSQDIHLGVNESCTDTARVLSGLCDIVLARVYSHCTLEELDREASIPIINGLSELYHPIQILADFLTLQEHYGSLSGLTVSWIGDGNNVLHSFMMTAAKLGVHLKVATPKGYEPDKGVTEEAQRLSKQHGTQLVLTSDPMEAAHGSNVLVTDTWVSMGQEEEKKRRLKDFHGYQITMQTGNVAKPDWTFLHCLPRKMEEVDDQVFYSSRSLVFPEAENRKWTIMGLMVSLLTDYTPQISMPKF comes from the exons ATGCCTTTAAATCTTTTCTCTGTCAGCAGTtgccttttaaaatgtttgaaatcttTTCATTACAACCCGCAAAGAGGATTTAG AGGTGGAGCAGCTTCCTTAAGCTCAGTGAGCTTAAAAGGTCGCAGTTGTCTCACACTTAAAGATTTCAGCTCCGATGAAATCAAGAGGCTGCTGTGGGTATCAGCGGACCTCAAGCGTCAGATAAAGCATGGAAAGCAG TATCTGCCTCTTCTGCAAGGAAAGGCGATTGCAATGATATTTGAGAAGAGGAGCACCAGAACAAGAATGTCCACAGAAACAG GTTTTGCTTTGTTGGGTGGACACCCCTGCTTCCTAACCTCACAGGACATCCACTTAGGAGTAAATGAAAGCTGCACCGATACGGCAAG GGTTCTCTCTGGACTTTGCGATATTGTTTTGGCGCGGGTTTACAGTCACTGCACACTGGAGGAGCTGGATCGAGAGGCTTCCATCCCCATCATTAATGGACTCTCTGAACTTTATCACCCCATCCAGATTCTGGCAGACTTCCTCACCTTACAG GAGCATTATGGGTCTCTTAGTGGACTTACAGTGAGCTGGATTGGAGATGGAAACAATGTCCTCCACTCCTTCATGATGACTGCTGCCAAACTTGGGGTTCATCTGAAAGTTGCCACACCAAAG GGTTATGAACCAGACAAGGGTGTAACTGAAGAGGCGCAGAGGCTGTCCAAACAA CATGGGACCCAActtgttctgacctcagatccgATGGAGGCTGCCCATGGCAGCAATGTGTTGGTCACCGACACCTGGGTCAGCATGGGccaggaagaggagaagaaaaggaGGCTAAAAGATTTCCATGGCTACCAGATTACAATGCAG ACCGGAAATGTGGCCAAACCAGATTGGACCTTCCTGCACTGCCTTCCCCGGAAGATGGAGGAGGTGGACGACCAAGTGTTTTACTCATCCCGCTCCCTCGTCTTTCCTGAGGCTGAGAATAGAAAATGGACCATCATG GGTTTGATGGTTTCTCTTTTGACCGACTACACTCCACAGATCTCTATGCCAAAGTTTTAA
- the rpgra gene encoding X-linked retinitis pigmentosa GTPase regulator gives MPGRTDADIPETGAIFTFGKSSFANDVPSQFWLKNDRPVEICGGKEHSAVITENGRLLMFGGNTGGQLGLKIKPDAKKPTSVKALKPEKVKLVACGRDHTLVCTFSVQHCVCGAGRNQKGQLGLGHRENTKSFQLLRPFCESAPVKMLAAGSSTSAALTEEGRLFMWGDNCVGQIGLGDKAFAAEPRELNVGQAVMWVSCGHRHSAFVTAHGGLYTFGESANGRLGVQVGQLANHRVPQQVQGIMGSVIQVCCGGEHTVALTEEDVYTFGRGQYGQLGHGTFEFELHLPKPLERFHNSSARRIACGENHTAVITNAGLLYTFGDGRYGKLGLQQENFINQFSPTLCTRFLKYSVQSVSCGGHHTLVLAVPRPAAQSQGVESQKDAAITDFFWESDNPENLFKDSPMDPAAVVPLSALAARARHRKKKSFVELFGELPQTPPRPNSGFLSTSWQTSRNIPNLKQLLKDAPTPTSSPKAAPASPLLSPRSQSVSSKPPSPRSQSSLSCRSKASTAVSSRSKSKRLPSSVSSSTSRANHNSKSPAYSEKTVRSAACRALNDKPSDAFPPNKPCSPNRPLIRVSDNNLDQKGPQTKGEARRGQLISQEVEDERNHMDFLPYMETRTGRVQIAKELEVRGDQKSGQSSPKDLRAEALTGSNSRKEEELSLKSRKRKARVTSQDRQNITTSKTKPPEVKDGQSKLYKIKSTKHDKKNATTQQPVPITMTKVSKKGEKDQLTEHSFKKELKMTPKRRNISSSLDKISSTLKVTDNREITTENISKDDAVMQNKSTDLKSAEVKKQQDKKRLNFTPTKKKVERTLRNIQNTAVPLKSQNLEAAEITKPPQAVGLSVKSTHVKAIKPKPVKSQSKHAEKPSAVGQSIKKGDKDGLIYAKSTTDETEGRTSEKQNLLEEKKKKKEEEPKVRQRKRGKEDGADVDSERNSKAKPRIKTTEAPSQTSSHHEDASEVSSSAVSSQSPTRTRALSVSRAKSLQSSDRPTAETLARETQRKENEDLQEGKQTWGEILSDAAFLLPAAGVAGAAIGLLSEAVTHVEAFRADSDRAASPEPETPKVKQFAKQSAIMHPSFSATLHSDSEERDDSTQKDAQMSILSDLGNDAHEEEFNDPSEQEPAEQIRKEETFENKEGEEEGSEEDDDSKMTETNTGDEEQKEDEEALGSDVESKSEDEEGESSKAAGESEPGDDDDDEQDSESEGEESEGKTSSSVQEEGEESNKSDTKDAESEEEESSMETGEGVSHSEASEAAEEDEGGSEEQSDDESKGEEDSEVSEDEEEKSGEGSEREHSESEEEEDEEEEEEGGEGSDTAVSEEEESEEPRQSDEEQETEKEESGGEGEEVSEEEEEEGELSSSDEEAEQEATEDEEEGEGENKEEENEEEEQGSTGNEEDEGTDEESKSEEEEQSMEEDEEGAEESISASEEEEESEDDHEEEEEGTEGSISASEEEEASEEKGKESEEEEEIDEEEEEEEEAEEEEEEEDGNQEQDEEEEEEEEQTEKVEEEEEEEEEQMEEDEEEEEEEEEEKEGEEEEEEDEEEDEEEVQETAKKQKKREKSTGSKGAEPPSSSSSPPSGKRREAPRPAPRSKQRDAEEKKPEESKQFWNDVLPQYLDLQ, from the exons ATGCCTGGCCGGACCGATGCAGACATACCTG AAACAGGAGCCATCTTCACATTTGGGAAGAGCAGCTTTGCTAACGATGTCCCCAGTCAGTTCTGGTTGAAAAATGACCGTCCAGTGGAGATATGCGGTGGCAAAGAGCACAGTGCTGTGATcacag AAAATGGGAGGCTGCTCATGTTTGGTGGTAATACTGGTGGCCAACTGGGACTTAAGATAAAACCAGATGCCAAAAAACCCACCTCTGTGAAAG CATTGAAGCCTGAAAAGGTGAAGCTTGTGGCCTGTGGGAGAGATCACACACTTGTCTGCACAT TTTCAGTTCAGCACTGCGTCTGTGGGGCTGGCAGGAACCAGAAGGGACAGCTCGGCTTGGGCCACAGGGAGAACACTAAATCCTTTCAGCTGCTGCGTCCGTTTTGTGAGTCGGCACCGGTCaaaatgctcgctgctggcagCAGCACTTCAGCTGCCTTAACAG aGGAAGGGAGGCTGTTCATGTGGGGAGACAACTGCGTGGGTCAAATCGGTTTAGGGGACAAGGCGTTTGCAGCAGAACCTAGAGAGCTGAATGTGGGGCAGGCGGTGATGTGGGTATCTTGTGGTCATCGCCACTCAGCGTTTGTGACAG CGCACGGTGGACTTTACACCTTTGGTGAAAGTGCAAATGGACGACTCGGGGTCCAGGTGGGGCAGCTGGCTAATCACAGAGTGCCCCAGCAAGTGCAAGGCATTATGGGAAGTGTCATTCAGGTGTGCTGTGGAGGGGAGCACACTGTGGCACTAACAG AGGAGGATGTGTACACGTTTGGCAGAGGTCAGTACGGTCAGCTGGGCCACGGGACGTTTGAGTTTGAACTTCATTTGCCAAAACCACTGGAGCGCTTCCACAACAGCAGCGCCAGACGCATCGCCTGCGGAGAAAACCACACTGCTGTGATTACAA ATGCTGGACTGCTCTACACATTTGGTGATGGCCGTTATGGAAAACTGGGGTTACAGCAGGAGAACTTCATCAACCAGTTCAGCCCAACACTGTGCACCCGTTTCCTGAAGTACAGCGTGCAATCA GTGTCCTGCGGTGGTCACCACACTCTGGTTCTGGCTGTCCCCAGACCAGCAGCACAGAGTCAGGGCGTAGAGTCACAGAAGGATGCCGCAATTACAGACTTCTTCTGGGAGTCAGACAACCCTGAAAACCTCTTCAAAGACTCTCCGATGGACCCAGCTGCAGTCGTCCCTCTCTCAGCGCTAGCCGCTCGGGCTCGCCACAGAAAAAAA AAAAGCTTTGTGGAGCTGTTTGGAGAGTTGCCTCAGACCCCCCCTCGTCCTAATTCTGGCTTCCTCAGCACCTCCTGGCAGACATCCAGAAATATCCCAAACCTGAAGCAGCTTCTAAAGGATGCTCCCACCCCCACCTCCTCCCCCAAAGCGGCACCAGCAAGCCCGCTTTTATCTCCCAGATCTCAGTCCGTATCCTCCAAGCCGCCAAGCCCACGTTCACAATCATCTCTCTCATGTCGGAGTAAAGCCTCCACCGCCGTCTCCTCCAGGTCCAAATCCAAAAGGCTGCCTTCTTCTGTATCTTCGTCCACGTCTAGAGCTAATCATAACTCAAAGAGTCCTGCCTATTCTGAAAAGACTGTGAGGAGCGCAGCATGCAGAGCCTTAAATGACAAGCCGTCTGATGCATTCCCACCTAACAAACCCTGCAGCCCTAACAGACCCCTCATCCGTGTTTCTGATAATAACCTGGACCAGAAAGGACCACAAACAA AGGGAGAAGCTCGAAGGGGACAGCTAATCTCTCAAGAAGTGGAAGATGAGAGAAACCATATGGATTTTTTGCCATATATG GAAACCAGAACTGGGAGAGTTCAAATTGCCAAAGAGCTAGAGGTTCGTGGAGACCAGAAGAGTGGCCAAAGCTCGCCCAAAGACCTCAGAGCAGAGGCTCTGACAGGCTCCAACTCCAGAAAGGAAGAAGAGTTGTCACTGaaaagcaggaagagaaaagCACGAGTCACATCTCAAGACCGTCAGAACATTACCACCAGCAAAACAAAACCTCCAGAAGTAAAAGACGGCCAAAGCAAGCTCTATAAGATAAAATCGACAAAACATGAcaagaaaaatgcaacaacacaaCAACCTGTACCGATAACAATGACCAAAGTAAgtaaaaaaggtgaaaaagatCAACTGACCGAGCACTCTTTTAAGAAAGAACTAAAAATGACTCCAAAAAGAAGGAACATATCATCTTCTTTAGACAAGATCAGCTCAACTCTAAAGGTTACAGATAATAGGGAAATAACCACTGAAAACATCTCAAAGGATGATGCTGTGATGCAGAATAAAAGCACTGATCTAAAATCCGCTGAAGTGAAGAAGCAGCAGGACAAAAAACGACTCAACTTCACTCCAACAAAGAAAAAGGTTGAACGCACATTGAGAAATATTCAAAACACAGCAGTGcctttaaaatcacaaaatcttgaAGCTGCAGAAATTACTAAGCCTCCTCAGGCTGTGGGTTTAAGTGTGAAATCGACACATGTCAAGGCGATTAAACCCAAACCAGTCAAAAGTCAaagcaaacatgcagaaaaacctTCTGCTGTAGGTCAAAGCATCAAAAAAGGTGACAAGGATGGgttaatatatgcaaaaagCACAACAGATGAAACTGAAGGCAGAACgtcagaaaaacagaatttacttgaagagaagaagaaaaagaaggaagaagaaCCTAAAGttagacagagaaaaagagggaaagaaGACGGTGCTGATGTGGACTCGGAACGTAACAGCAAAGCCAAACCCAGGATTAAAACAACCGAGGCTCCCAGCCAGACCTCTTCACATCATGAAGATGCTTCTGAAGTCTCGAGCAGTGCAGTTTCCTCACAAAGCCCCACAAGAACCAGGGCGCTTTCTGTCAGCAGAGCTAAATCCTTGCAATCCTCCGACCGTCCCACCGCGGAAACACTTGCACGTGAAACTCAAAGGAAAGAGAACGAAGACCTGCAGGAAGGAAAACAGACGTGGGGAGAGATTTTGAGTGACGCGGCATTTCTTCTACCTGCTGCGGGGGTCGCAGGTGCAGCTATCGGCCTCCTGAGCGAGGCAGTGACTCATGTGGAGGCTTTCCGGGCCGACAGCGACAGAGCTGCCTCTCCAGAACCTGAAACACCGAAAGTCAAACAGTTCGCAAAGCAGAGTGCAATTATGCACCCGTCCTTCTCTGCGACGTTGCATTCTGATTCAGAGGAAAGGGACGACAGCACACAGAAGGATGCTCAAATGAGCATCTTATCAGATTTAGGAAACGATGCACATGAGGAGGAATTCAATGATCCTTCAGAGCAGGAACCGGCTGAGCAGATCAGGAAGGAagaaacttttgaaaataaagaaggagaagaagaaggctCTGAAGAGGACGATGATTCCAAGATGACTGAGACAAACACCGGTGATGAAGAGcaaaaagaagatgaagaagcGTTGGGAAGTGACGTGGAAAGCAAAAGCGAGGATGAGGAAGGAGAAAGCAGCAAGGCTGCAGGGGAGAGTGAACCTGGAGACGATGACGATGATGAGCAAGATAGTGAGTCAGAAGGAGAGGAGAGCGAGGGAAAAACAAGCTCCAGCGTTCAGGAGGAAGGTGAAGAAAGTAACAAAAGTGACACAAAGGATGCTGaaagtgaggaagaggagagcagCATGGAAACGGGTGAAGGAGTGAGTCACTCTGAGGCGAGTGAGGCAGCCGAGGAGGACGAAGGTGGAAGTGAAGAGCAAAGTGATGATGAGAGTAAAGGAGAGGAAGATAGTGAGGTGAGTgaggatgaagaagaaaaaagcggTGAAGGATCCGAGAGAGAGCATAGTGAgagtgaagaggaggaggatgaggaagaagaagaggagggcGGGGAGGGAAGTGACACGGCGGTGTCTGAGGAAGAAGAAAGCGAGGAACCGAGGCAGTCTGATGAAGAGCAGGAAACTGAGAAAGAGGAGAgtggaggagagggggaagaagtcagtgaggaagaggaggaggaaggagagctTTCTTCGAGTGACGAAGAAGCTGAACAGGAGGCTacagaggatgaggaggaaggagaaggGGAGAACAAAGAGGAGGAAAATGAGGAAGAGGAACAGGGGAGCACAGGGAATGAGGAAGATGAAGGAACGGATGAAGAGAGCAAAAGCGAGGAGGAAGAGCAAAGCATGGAAGAAGATGAGGAAGGAGCAGAGGAAAGTATCTCTGCttctgaggaagaggaagaaagtgaagatgaccatgaagaagaagaggaaggaacAGAGGGAAGTATCTCTGCttctgaggaagaggaagcaagtgaggaaaaaggaaaggagagtgaggaagaggaagaaatagatgaggaggaggaggaagaagaagaagcagaggaagaggaggaggaagaagatggAAATCAAGAAcaagatgaagaagaggaggaagaagaagaacaaacagaaaaagtagaagaggaagaggaggaggaggaagaacaaatggaagaagatgaggaagaggaggaagaagaggaggaggaaaaagagggtgaagaagaagaagaagaagatgaggaagaagatgaggaagaaGTGCAAGAGACggcaaagaaacagaagaaaagagagaaatcaACAGGCTcaaagggggcggagccaccgtcttcttcttcttctcctccttcaggGAAACGGAGAGAAGCTCCCAGACCCGCTCCGAGGAGCAAACAGAGAGACGCAGAGGAGAAGAAACCAGAAGAATCCAAGCAGTTCTGGAACGACGTTCTGCCTCAGTACCTGGACCTGCAGTGA